In Schistocerca gregaria isolate iqSchGreg1 chromosome 9, iqSchGreg1.2, whole genome shotgun sequence, a single genomic region encodes these proteins:
- the LOC126292080 gene encoding collagen alpha-2(I) chain-like has protein sequence MVNHQGGRAVTTSVSMVDHQGGRAVTTSVSVVEYQGGRAVTTSVSVVDQQGGRSQGCDNVRQHGGPSGIQGCDNVRQRGGTSGRQGCVNVRQRGGTSGRQGCDNVREHGGTSGRPVCDNVRQRGGTSGRRGCDNVRQRRGTSGRRGCDNIRQCGGTSGRQGCVKVRQRGGPSGRQCCDNIRQHGRPSWMRGCDNVRQCGGTSGRQGCDNIRQHGAPSGMQGCDKIHQRGGTSLRQVFDSVCQRGGPSGRKGCDNVSQRGGTSGRQGCDNVRQRGGPSGRQGCDNVRQRGGPSGRQGCDNVRQRGGTSGRQGCDNVRQRGGTSGRQGCDHIRQHGETSGRQGCDNVRQRGGPSGRQGCDNVRQRGGTSGRQGCDNVRQCGGTSGGQGCNNVHQRGGPAGRQGCDNVVTVVEHKGERPMTTSVSVVGHQGGWAVRTSFSMVGNEGSRAVTTSVSVVEHQGGRAVTISDSLVQHQGAMPVSTSVSVVDHQGGRAVTTSVSVVDHHGRRAVTTSVSVVEHQGGIAVTTSVSRVHHQGRRAVTTSVSVVEHQGGRAVTTSVSMVKHQGGRAVTMSVSVVDHQGGRAVTTSVSMVDHQGGRAVSTSGSVVDQQGGSAVTTSSPW, from the exons atggtgaaccatcagggaggcagggctgtgacaacgtctgtcagtatggtggaccatcagggaggcagggctgtgacaacgtccgtcagcgtggtggaatatcagggaggcagggctgtgacaacgtccgtcagcgtggtggaccagcagggaggcag gtcgcagggctgtgacaacgtccgtcagcatggtggaccatcagggattcagggctgtgacaacgtccgtcagcgtggtggaacatcagggaggcagggctgtgtcaacgtccgtcagcgtggtggaacatctgggaggcagggctgtgacaacgtccgtgagcatggtggaacatcagggaggccggtctgtgacaacgtccgtcagcgtggtggaacatcagggaggcggggctgtgacaacgtccgacagcgtcgtggaacatcagggaggcggggctgtgacaacatccgtcagtgtggtggaacatcagggaggcagggctgtgtcaaagtccgtcagcgtggtggaccatctgggaggcagtgctgtgacaacatccgtcagcatgGTAGACCATCATGgatgcggggctgtgacaacgtccgtcagtgtggtggaacatcagggaggcagggctgtgacaacatccgtcagcatgGTGCACCATCAGGGATGCAGGGCTGTGACAAAATCCATCAGCGTGGTGGCACATCACTGAGGCAGGTCTTTGACagcgtctgtcagcgtggtgggccatcagggaggaagggctgtgacaacgtcagtcagcgtggtggaacatcagggaggcagggctgtgacaacgtccgacagcgtggtggaccatcagggaggcagggctgtgacaacgtccgtcagcgtggtggaccatcagggaggcagggctgtgacaacgtccgtcagcgtggtggaacatcagggaggcagggctgtgacaatgtccgtcagcgtggtgggacatcagggaggcagggctgtgaccacATCCGTCAGCATGGtgagacatcagggaggcagggttgtgacaacgtccgtcagcgtggtggaccatcagggaggcagggctgtgacaacgtccgtcagcgtggtggaacatcagggaggcagggctgtgacaatgtccgtcagtgtggtggaacatcaggggggcagggctgtaacaacgtccatcagcgtggtggaccagcagggaggcagggctgtgacaacgttgtCACCGTGGTGGAACATAAGGGAGAAAGGCCTATGACAACGTctgtcagtgtggtgggacatcagggaggctggGCTGTGAGAACGTCCTTCAGCATGGTGGGAAATGAGGgaagcagggctgtgacaacgtccgtcagcgtggtggaacatcagggcggcagggctgtgacaatatcCGACAGCTTGGTGCAACATCAGGGAGCCATgcctgtgtcaacgtccgtcagcgtagtggaccatcagggaggcagggctgtgacaacgtccgtcagcgtggtggaccatcatggacgcagggctgtgacaacgtccgtcagcgtggtggaacatcagggaggcattgctgtgacaacgtccgtcagcagggTGCACCATCAGggacgcagggctgtgacaacgtccgtcagcgtggtggaacatcagggaggcagggctgtgacaacgtccgtcagcatggtgaaacatcagggaggcagggctgtgacaatgtccgtcagcgtggtggaccatcagggaggcagggctgtgactacgtccgtcagcatggtggaccatcagggaggcagggctgtgtcaacgtccggcAGCGTGGTGGACCAGCAGGGAGGCAGCGCTGTGACAACGTCGTCACCGTGgtag